The Stigmatopora argus isolate UIUO_Sarg chromosome 1, RoL_Sarg_1.0, whole genome shotgun sequence genome segment GCAAGGATTAAAAGTCCAAAAACATGTTAAATGAAtgggacatctatcgccatcaaaaaCATGTGTAGACTTCAATGAGTATATTTTGTGGCAGTTTTAATGAGCCATAAATGTAgcagcggcccggtggagcaagtggttagcatgttggcctcacagctctggggtcctgggttcaaatctaggtcatgcCCATCTGtttttgagtttgcatgttctccccggacctaagtgggtttcctccgggtactcgggtttcctcccacattccaaaaacatgcatggtaggctgattggacactctaaattgcccctacgtatggatgtgagtgtgcatggttgtcctttgtctccttgtgccctgcgttcggctggccatcgattcagggtatcccccgtctctggcccggagacagctgggattggctccagccccccctacgaccctaatgaggataaagcggttcagaaaaggagatgagagaTAAATGTAACAAGTACATGTGAGATTATTAAAGGACAATGACAAGGATTGTACATTAGCAgcagggagacaacagttggaaccttcacgaggtgtctcccgagaggccgcccgtcgcggcctgcgaatccaacaaaaccacccagagctgccacccaggaacgtggcgccctacgtttttcatccagtcggagatattcgcactgccccacacctccggctaccccctggacgaactaatccgcgttccagtgacagctctagcgctgctgagggtaattcTCAGGCGCCTgggcctaacaacaacaacaacaacaacattagcAGCACCTCTACCAACATAAATATTGGTATTTGTGTCACTGAATACGGGAGTTGGCATGCAAAGGTGTACCCAAATGTTACTTTAGCTACTACTTAGATCAGCGGTGGTGAAGAAGTTGGACACAAggagcaaacattttaaactgggagagtcaaagagccacaccacgcagtgacctgccaaaacagacagacagacacacacacacacaaaaacacacaattaaaaccatattattcaccataaaactttcttccccttattatttgtttttaatgggccctgatgaatttgagtgttttaagaaagagtaaaaataagagaaacctgaaacgaggcaaagagccacagtgtacagacgctcccctacttacgaacattcaacttacgaacaacggtacatacgaacatgtctgcaaattgcgtttaagtccaaaaatgttcgcaagtccaattttgtatttcgcgcctttttcggagtagtacttctttccgccgctggcggtgtgagagctcagctcacccagcatctaccttcttcttcgttgcaatgcggaagtgcgtgaatgtatctccagtgtgcaaagaacctttttcatttgtatcattaaatatctcatgcatccaatattgaatatggttggtaaaaagctaaaggcttctattgagggagttgcaaggaagaggcaagccatttcatttgaaacgagtggcaataataacgaagcttgatgcgcgtgagagtggtgagcgtttcacgggcattgaatcgttcgaccgtcagtaccatttataaaccgaaagatcgagcagcaggacccaaatattgaacgttgcacaaagtttgcaaatcaattgaatgatgccatacagtgctaccgcatcatttatgatgaaaaaaagaagaaaactgtgcaatcgtcattaggtcgcttcttttggccagtttctaatacataaatctctctctctctctctacagtactgtacatattctctccattttattaaatgttttttttttcagtacaaaccaatgcgtgttacttatacaagccttaaacatacaaatgcacttatataaaccttcaatatacttatatcggccttaaacataaattataatacaaaatatagcactgaatcaacttacaaacaaattcaacttatgaacaatcgctcggaaccaattgcgttcgtaagtaggggagcgtctgtatatgttttaacgaaagtttggcgacactctttttccttgtcgacgataatgtcaaatatttattcatcttattagacgtgcttcataactgagcaaagaataccccgagatttggtacaaacgtaaagctggcatgcaaaatgacttgaatggctggacatcgtaaggctttttctttaaaaaaaagtggtctatgtaaagtaaagcttttatttgtttaaaaaataaatactatgtatatatagtcaggcttttttctttaaaaatgaccatgtatattaagggtttttattaaaaaatgaccatgtatagtaaggctttttatttaaaaaaaaacgaccatgtacagtaaagcgtttttcttaaaagacgacatagtatagtaaggctttttttcttaaaaaatgacatagtattgtaaggctttttttcttaaaaaacaacatagtataggcttttttctttaaagacgacatagtatagtatagtatagtaaggcttattttctttaaaaacgacacagtatagtaaggcttttttgtctttaaaaacgacatagtaaagtaaggctttttatttacaaaaaagacaatgtatagtaaggcttttttgtttaaaaaagaccatgtatagtaaggctttttttcttaaaaaacgacatagtatagtaaggctttttttcctaaaaaaacgacatagtatagtatggcttttttcccctaaaaaaaacgacatagtatagcgtggctttttttcttgaaaaacgacatagtagaggaaggctttttccctaaaaaacgacatagtatagtatggcttttccccctaaaaaacgacatagtatagtatggcttttttcctttaaaaaacgacatagtatagtatggctttttttcttaaaaaacgacatagtagaggaaggctttttccctaaaaaacgacatagtatagtatggctttcccccctaaaaaacgacatagtatagtatggcttttttcctttaaaaaacgacatagtatagtaaggctttttttcctaaaaaacgacatagtatagcatggctttttttcttgaaaaacgacatagtagaggaagcctttttttcttaaaaaacgatattgtatagtaaggcttcttttcttaaaaaacgacatagtatagtaaggctttttttctttaaaaaatgacatagcaagtaaggctaagagagtcggagaataaatctgacttctgattcttcaccttctagttgttgctgtggtccactggcaaaatcattgggtcagaacatgaggggggaatcaggagtgagttcaattccactcgttggaattctcaaattgtttattgaggtaatgaaaaggatgaatacaacttccaattttactgtggtgcagtggcaaagacaatgggtcagaatttcaggtggactcaagttcaaatcggaagtgagtttgattccactctttgcaattctcaaattgtttattgaggtaatgaaaaggataaatataacttccaatcacatcatttcagaagacactgtggtccagtggcaagaacaatgggttgaaattgaagttgtacataagttcaaatctggagtgagttcaagtccactctttgcaaatctcaaattgtttattgaggtgatgaaaatgataaatataacttccaatcacttcatttcagaagtcactgtggtccagtggcaaagacaatgggtcagacagacctcaagttagtggatttgactgccacgtgggtaatggggttcgaatcctgctctcgtttgactaatcactacactagtagttcagtaaatgggtaatccttttttcattcaaataaagacttagtcatttttttcagcaaaacaatatttccggtcagccttcggctgaccggaagacagttgggaggggggggttcctggtggtgttcgacagtcagccttcggctgactgccgacaccatacagttgttgactggcgacaccgggacgtgaaccctcgacacccatgtcgcaggcaggtgactgacccactacaccacgaggcggcccgcctatacatgattggaagttatatttatccttttcattacctaaataaacaatttgagaattgcaaagagaggaattgaactcattcctgatttgaacttgagtccacctgaagttctgacccattgtctttgccactggaccacagtgacttctgaaatgaggtgattggaagttatatctatcctttgcattacctcaataaacaatttgagaattgcaaagagtggaattgaactcactcctgatttgaacttgagtccaccagaagttctgaccatttgtctttgcaactggaccacagtgacatctgaaatgatgtgattggaagttatatctatcctttttattacctcaataaacaatttgagaattgcaaagagtggaattgaactcattcctgatttgaacttgagtccacctgaagttctgacccattgtctttgccactggaccacagtgacttctgaaatgatgtgattggaagttatatctatcctttgcattacctcaataaacaatttgagaattgcaaagagtggaattgaactcactcctgatttgaacttgagtccaccagaagttctgaccgtttgtctttgcaactggaccacagtgacttctgaaatgaagtgattggaagttatatttatccttttcattacctcaataaacaatttgtgaattgcaaagagtggaattgaactcactcctgaaccaatatttttgccactggaccacagcaataactaggagaagaatcagaagtcagatttattctccgactttcttagccttactatactatgtcgattttttaaagaaaaaagccttactatatatatatatatatatatatatatatatatatatatatataccaaatatgataagaagcaggaagatgttttttttccagtttttgaaGTCTCACTGTTTACCTCCTGGTGGGCATTACTTCCAAAAATGTGCACCCTGCTGGCACTGACCCTTTCACACTCAACAAGTGCAGTGCTGAAATGGCCATAAGCAGGTGCCGACATGAAAAGTGGGACAAAAATTAAGTTCTGGATTATTTTACCCTTCAGAAAGACATTGCCTACTGCAAAGGCAAACTTTACATTCAAGAAGTGAAATTTAATGATTACTGCGTCAGTGTCCAACTCCTTTTTACCTTCATGGCAATTTGATCTCAAGTAGGTCGGACTAGTATATTTTGGGCCTAGTATGTTATAAATAACATTTCCTCACCCATTTGGTCTTGTCCACATACATTTTCACATTTACTGATAATGATCTTGTTGAgaatctttttaaattaaaaaaaaaaaaacatgggtacTGATATCAAACTATCTGTCAATTAATAGTCCATCTTATCATAAATTGATTTGCGGGGAGATTTCATTCTAGGCCATATCGCCCTGTCCTAACAAAGGCAATAAATTAGCAAAATTACCTTTTCATAAATGCAGTATTCCCCTCTCTTTCACTGGGTtacttttttaaagatatttaaCCCAAATCTATGAGAATTTGCCGCCAGTTCAAATAGGCTGAACGCCTATGCCCATCAATAGCGCTGAAATGTGAACTTTCATTGCCAGCTTTCTTCCTCCTCAGATGGTGTCCTATGCGCAATTCCTTTATCCCACCAACGCCTTAATGAGACAGAGGAGCAGCAGTGCACCAGAAAACTGCCCGGGTCACACCCCTCCCACGCGTTTTCGTGCCAACGGGCCGAGGAACTTCCCCCCCGCTCGCCTAAACAGCGCCCCGGCACAAGAACCATGTACTACGTCcaccgagcgttgcattttttttaagagatGGAGACTCAATGTCTTGCTTTTCTTGTCAGATACGGAAGACGTGTCGGAGTACGACCCCAACCTGCTCAGCGACCCCCACTGGCCTTGTGGAAGACACAAGCGCGTTCTGATCTTCGCATCCTACGTGGTGGGTCCGGCTTACACTGGACAATAAGACAAAGAGCAGCTCCAACAGTCAGAGTGAATCATTCTGTCCTCCATAGACAACCGTCATCGAGTACGTCAAACCATCCGACCTGAAGAAGAACATGAACGAGACCTTTAAAGAGAAGTTCCCTCACATCCTGCTGACACTCAGCAAGATTAGAAGGTACAATGCGCTACGGAACGAGCGTTAGGACATTAACTCACGAAATCTTACTGTTTTGATACTGGGTTTCCCATCACATTGCTCGAGCGCTCCCAAATCTGCCCTGTCTTCACTTTCGCATTCTCATCGATTATTACATAcgtgtcaacctcggccaattgctccccttattaagtgataataaactgtaaaaatgcaacgcagcacatatttactctcaTTGGGTGCAcctaaaagtcaaaaatttccACCAAAGTGGAtggagtgcccaatcagtcaatgcgccttttgtatgcactaaattcaagattctgtagatgtcgctgtatgacgctgacaacttgactgtctgggtacattgtttGCTGACGCGctgtatttatatagtgaaaaggtggatgTGTGTAAGGGAAATGCTAAaatcatgacaatattagcagtcgacgatgacgttttcgtctgctaccagtgaccgagatgacccggattagagccgaaatggccaaaacgagatcggttttacaaaacacgtgctttaaaacaataaacaattcctatacaaaagttgttatacggcgtagtCTACGCCatagacaatttgaaatgatcaaaaaacttaGAAAATACGGGAAatcgtataaattgacaggtatgttattaaGTCAATACCTTCCCCACCCCTAACGTCCTCCTCATTTAAATAAGTCACTGAGCTTGTCAGGCATCTTCGCGAATTAGACGTTAAACCTTCCCCTTTTCCCCTGCCAGCCTCAAGAGGGAGATGCGGGCTGTGAGCGAAGAGTGCGGCTTGCAGCCGGTCAGCGTAGCGATGGCGTTCGTCTACTTCGAGAAGTTGGTACTGCGGGGACGTCTCAACAAGCCAAACAGGAAGCTGGTGGCGGCTACGTGCGTGCTGCTGGCTGCCAAAATCAGCAGCGACCTGAGAAAGCCCGAAGTCCAACAGCTCATTGACGTACGTAAAGCGGCAAACAAATTAACCATTTGCGCACCTTCCCTGAACGCGTCGTCCGCTTGTCGCCGAACAGAAACTGGAAGAGCGTTTCCGGATCAACAGGAGGGAGTTGCTTCCTTTGGAGTTCCCCGTGCTGGTCGCCTTGGAGATGGGACTCTACCTGCCCGACAGCAAGGTAATGCCACACTACCGGCGATTGGTGCAGCAGGGATAGAGGTCTCGAACAGTGGACAACCCATTTTGAagatggattgggcgtctaccgCCATCAACGGCAGTCAGTGGGTGACTTGATTTGACACATTGAACTGTTGCCCGTGAAAACTGTGGTGTTCAATGTATTTCATGGCAGCTCTGTGTAATGTTGATTACTGTGCActggattgtgtgtgtgtgtgtgtgcttcacTGAAACGTTTTAGTTCTCAGGAATTTGGTTTTGTGGGATCTTAATGTCACAGATCGTGATGATGTACTATTTTCAGACGTGAATGTCCAAGCGTTTAAGTGCCTTCACTGAGTTTAGTATTGTGATATTTAAGTGTAATGTCATGCTGTGAAATTTCTAAATGTTTCAACTactgaaaatgtttttgaaggTTGACAAAAAGCAGTCAAGTTTTGTATTGTGCGAAGTCTGTGATTAAATGTTTTAATGCAGCTTACTGAGGAGTATTTTCTCCTCTCTCGGTAAGTCCTTGGTACTCTGTACACGATGCTGCAGCTGTTTTAAACAGATAACCCAAATTGCATTTGCTTACCATtcaatgggttaaaaaaaggtttatttctTGACTTTGCATGCATGAAAATGCTCATTCGGAGtacttgttttcttttgttttacatGCATAAACCTtccagactaaaaaaaaaattctttacaTAAGTTTGACTCACTcagcaaaacaaaaagcaatacATTCTGATTCAAGACAGTTTTAAACACTCACCTTATTTGATTTGGAAGTCAAGTGATTTGAAGTCATTGTAATACATCTTTATTATTCAAACATAGTGAAGGAGCGGTGATGGACAAATGTGTCAACTAAATAAACACATTGCGATCATTCACAGTGGTTAGTTAGTCCAAGCTCatgtcctcatcatcatccttTTTGTCTTTGGAGTCCCCGTCCTGATCGGACTTTGTGTCCGTTTCCATCGCCTTGGCGAAAGCCTCCAGATCTTAAAAATCAACACGTAAAGATGAATCATTATCAAAAACAAAAGATATTTAACCCTTCCAGGAACGGCAGTCACCACTACAGttaacagctattcaaaagtggACACATTTTTGGTCCTTTAGAAAAACATCCACAAGTATTATTGTATATATGATTTAATTATTcatcataatatataaaataattaactAATGAAATAATACAACTGACATTCAccctttgcatttaaaaaaatgattcttaATTAATGTGATATCTaacattttagggaaaaaaatactgaataaataataatgaactcatggggggaaaaaaatgagtcgCGGGCAAAACTACTGACCTCCATTGTTCGCGGCGTCCACTGCCTCTGTCGGCAGCCCGAACTGGTTCATGAGGGGCCCCAGCTGCCCTGATGCCAGAGCGCTGCTGAACATGCTCATAGCCTGCAAACAGTGGACATTTTAGAAATGGTCGCTAGCGGGGAAAATGTTCAATCCGACCAGAGGCCTCACCTGCTGGAACTGCGGCGAGCTGAGCGTGTTCTGGAGCTCGTCGGTGCTCTGCAGGAGGGATTCTCCGCTGGGCAGGAAGGGCATCAGCCTTTGCTGCACGTCGGGGTTGGCCAGGATAGGTGCCATCACCTCGGGTGTCAGGGCACTGGCCAGGTCCACTGGGAGGGGGGGAAATTGGCTTTTAAACAAGAGGGAAAAGCTTTTTTCCTATGTTAACGTTCACACTGCAGGAGTGTAGGAGAGAGATCGGATTTTTATCCATGTATGAATGATCCCAGGtcagttgtaaaaaaaataaataattgggcTGGCTCATGAGTTCTCCGTGTGtcactgtattttttgtgtgttcctTGGGCAGATTGAACCCGAGAGAGAATTCCTTGTTTTTCCATGAGTGAAAATTGATAAAAGGTAAAAACAagccttttctttttcctcacCTGCTGTGCCGCTAGTGGGCACGTTCATGGTTGCCAGGATGCTCTGCAGGTCTCTCAGCTGGATGGGCTGTGTCGGGGTGCTCGCCGCAGCCAGCGTGGGAGTGGGCGGGGTGCTGGCGGGCGGGGAGGCTGCCGCCGTTGCCGCCGCCGCGCTGGTCGTATTGACGGGCGTGGCGGACGCCTGGGATGCGCCGAGGCGACTGGCGGTGGAAGTGGAGGTGGGCGTGACCACGGTAGACGGGCTGAAAGGAGGGGTACAAATTAGAGACTGTTACGGGAGCTTCAAACACTTTTACATGGCTATTCTGAGGTGCGGAGACCTAGTGGAGGAGCTGCTGGCGGCAGGaacgctgctgctgctgctactactactgccgcTCCCCAGGAGGTTGGCTAAACCTGGACCGGCCAGTGCACCCAGACCGCCTGCGAGGGGGACCCGCAGCTCCGTTCATGACACGACATCAACAAATCCCGGCGGCGTGTCGACGGGTTCGCGCCTACCGATACCACCCAGTCCGGCCGGCCCGATCAGCTGCATGAGCTGGTTGTGGCTCATGTTACCCAGAAGGCTCTGCAGACCACCCTCACCTGCGCAAGACAGCACAAATTGTCGTTGTCAATGATGGTATTTCAGAGCCAGTGATTGGCCGCCAGTTCTACTGGGATGTACAATGCAGGAAAGTTTCTATTAGGGATCATTTTTTAGCCTCTTTTTAGTAAATCTTCTCATATTTGCctgcttatttatgtgaccgCTTATTTAAAGTTGACgacatatttattatgttgattatttatttattacttatttattgattatttacttataactatttattgaatatttatctgttcattagtttggtgttatttattttatttcttgataatttttttgcctgtttgttatttgtacacaaatctcattacacttgtatgacaataaaataattcaattcaattaacttttttttaaaattccacacttaagaaataaaaagtgaGGAGACTATAAATAACCATTTTCTTAATGTCATTAAAACATAAATGTTTTGCGTTGTGAAAAAAACTATACTCTCAGATTTCTGTAGTCTTATTTAAAGTAGACAATTATGAatccaaacaaataaataaggtGATTGATTAGTCCACTATCCAACCATGCGCGCAAGAGTGCGTTACCTCCAAGAGCAGACAAATCATGTCCTCCACTGCTGCCACTCCCCAGAGCACCCGGCATGGGTGGGTTGTTGAGGTACTCGTTGACTTTGCGACAATACTCCTCATCCTTATCGGTCTTGGCCTCCTAAGGTCAGACGGAATCGGACGCGGCGCCCGTGAGCTCACGGGAGGCGCGAATAAGAAGCTGATCGGCGGGCAGGATACCTGCATCCAGAAGAAAAGCCTCTTGGAGCCGGCTTTGAACTTCAGGACGTAGACGCGGCCTGTGGTGCACTGGCTGACCCGTTTGAACTCGCAGTCGTCCGGGAAGATGATCAGGTCCTGCATTTGACCACATGTGCATCATTGCTATGACAGACTAGCTACATAACTAGCACAACATAGAACGCCCAAACTATTTATTATCATTCACTCCTTCTctcgtgattaaaaaaaaacaatgtgtaaTCTTCAATAGCATTAGTGCCAATACTTGAATCAGTAATACGGGAAAGCCTCTATTAAAGCAAACCAAGGGTGTAATGAATCCCCACAAGCGATTCTAATATGTAGtgcagaaatgacaaaaaaataaactaatatgAGGTGGTACACCTACAGTCACCACTACAACATCTTCCATTCCACTTATCCTGacagggggtgcttgagcctatcccagccaatcatGTGAAGCagtcaggggacaccctaaatggatggccaaccaatcgcagggcacagtgaAACAGACAACCGCTCACGCTCACAATCGCATCGCCACCAAgcaggaatcgaacccagactgcccacaccaaatTCAACCGGACGAACCACTCCACCATTGGGTGGCCTATTACTACAACACTGGGGGAGAATTATCATCCAAGTATCAATTACATAACAACCCCTACCAACCCATTTTTGAGTGagacatttaaaacaatgttaaacGGCAGCATTCAAGAAAACAGAGCAGAATAGACAGCCCTAGTTGTGACATCAGTAATATAGaatattattcttattattattaatattattattagctTCAACACCCCCCTCATGCCACTTGTGGGCATAAGCAGGGCAtaagaaatacaaaaatactgCTATTTATTGTATAATACTCATTATTGTATAATACATAAAGAGACCCTTATTGTGATattgtgatttgttttttttttatatggt includes the following:
- the cables2a gene encoding CDK5 and ABL1 enzyme substrate 2 isoform X3 — translated: MATALCGPQSIPSDSNGVGNKATKTHREQRRKARDAKRRQAAVLFLSNISLDGRPLCSSKPDNGTRKAAAEPPRSPKTDSQRPSSRLAESAPSAGGSLSSYPAIFGSAAANEVFLEGGCAVESLETQLSPLNGCRSRPAPAASPLPPGPPQDTRPRLRNVSGSPGPKVPKKVHFIKSMRQYDTRGSSDGKLDMQRRQSSVVAADLLPSLEGVELYACDKMVSYAQFLYPTNALMRQRSSSAPENCPGHTPPTRFRANGPRNFPPARLNSAPAQEPYTEDVSEYDPNLLSDPHWPCGRHKRVLIFASYVTTVIEYVKPSDLKKNMNETFKEKFPHILLTLSKIRSLKREMRAVSEECGLQPVSVAMAFVYFEKLVLRGRLNKPNRKLVAATCVLLAAKISSDLRKPEVQQLIDKLEERFRINRRELLPLEFPVLVALEMGLYLPDSKVMPHYRRLVQQG
- the cables2a gene encoding CDK5 and ABL1 enzyme substrate 2 isoform X1, whose translation is MATALCGPQSIPSDSNGVGNKATKTHREQRRKARDAKRRQAAVLFLSNISLDGRPLCSSKPDNGTRKAAAEPPRSPKTDSQRPSSRLAESAPSAGGSLSSYPAIFGSAAANEVFLEGGCAVESLETQLSPLNGCRSRPAPAASPLPPGPPQDTRPRLRNVSGSPGPKVPKKVHFIKSMRQYDTRGSRIMLICARRSLYAAFSVLPYGDFAQLSDGKLDMQRRQSSVVAADLLPSLEGVELYACDKMVSYAQFLYPTNALMRQRSSSAPENCPGHTPPTRFRANGPRNFPPARLNSAPAQEPCTTSTERCIFFKRWRLNVLLFLSDTEDVSEYDPNLLSDPHWPCGRHKRVLIFASYVTTVIEYVKPSDLKKNMNETFKEKFPHILLTLSKIRSLKREMRAVSEECGLQPVSVAMAFVYFEKLVLRGRLNKPNRKLVAATCVLLAAKISSDLRKPEVQQLIDKLEERFRINRRELLPLEFPVLVALEMGLYLPDSKVMPHYRRLVQQG
- the adrm1 gene encoding proteasomal ubiquitin receptor ADRM1 gives rise to the protein MASGALFPSMVSGSRGSSSKYLVEFRAGKMTMKGSTVTPDKRKGQVYIQQTDDSLIHFCWKDRTTGNVDDDLIIFPDDCEFKRVSQCTTGRVYVLKFKAGSKRLFFWMQEAKTDKDEEYCRKVNEYLNNPPMPGALGSGSSGGHDLSALGGEGGLQSLLGNMSHNQLMQLIGPAGLGGIGGLGALAGPGLANLLGSGSSSSSSSSVPAASSSSTSPSTVVTPTSTSTASRLGASQASATPVNTTSAAAATAAASPPASTPPTPTLAAASTPTQPIQLRDLQSILATMNVPTSGTAVDLASALTPEVMAPILANPDVQQRLMPFLPSGESLLQSTDELQNTLSSPQFQQAMSMFSSALASGQLGPLMNQFGLPTEAVDAANNGDLEAFAKAMETDTKSDQDGDSKDKKDDDEDMSLD